Genomic segment of Gavia stellata isolate bGavSte3 chromosome 10, bGavSte3.hap2, whole genome shotgun sequence:
GAGCCAGAACAACGCTTTCCTTGttctatgtttttctttgtgtagTTCAGAAAGGAGTAGGAAATAGTAACAGTTCGCATTGATTAGAATTCACTCAAAGTGTGTGTATGACTGCCATGTAAATTACCTCTTCTCAGTAGCTTGTGGGAGTCTAGCAGGGCACTCAGATTCTGCGGTATGAGGTGCTGTGCATGGAGTGCGAGACAGGTTGAGATTGCAGTGTCTTTGAGTGGGGGGCTCTTTTCTGGCTAGAGTAATTTTTAATGgtgggttttggctttttttttaatgtttgtttggttttttttgaatggTTAATCTATTGGCCTTTCTTAATTTCTTGTGAGAACGTTACGGTCAGGAATGCATCCATAAAATTCAATAAACGTAAACTATTTTTTTCGTAATGGGAAATTCTGAACAGCCCTAACTGTATTGGCAAGGGCATGAAACTGAATTGCTGAGTATACTTTTGTTGACAGGTTATAGAAATGACAGTCAAGCTGGACTTATGAGTATACTAAGAACACTATTTTTTTAGCTGATACCAAACACCTTTATTTGAGTATGCAGTAACTTCCGTTGATTTTATTGTGCCTAACATGCTGTATTATGGGAGGTAAATAATTTGCTTCTTATTTCACTGTGCAGTACCACATTGTCTTCCTCCCTTCCATTGAGAACTCTATGATAATCTtactgattttggttttttgagaATAAACATTAAAGTACATTTGTTTTACTAGAGGGATAGGAAAGATAAAGGAGGCCACATAAATGTATTGAGAtgtcttcaattttttttcagacaccTGCGACATACACCAGAGTTTTCAACTTCCTTTATGCTTAGTTTCTGTAGGCTAGAACTTGTTGGTCTTTTAAGGACTTCTACTAATTATAGTGGAGTAAACAAAatgattaaaaacatattttgcagATTAGAACAGCTGTGCAAATCTTGTTGAGAGttattttattcagaaactACAGTTGTGCAAGGCAGTCTGCAGAATAGAAGATATTTGGAAGCATTTTTGGCATATGCTTTATGTGTACCCTGAAGTGCTCTGAAACTTACTGCAAATTAACGAAGAGATCTTGCTGTCAGGTTGGTCTCCTGTCCGTCTTGTACAGAGTGCTGCCCCCGCAGGATTTCACACATTGAGGGAAACCACAGGGACTGATGcccaaagaaaaagatgaggCGTGATTTCCGCTTAAATCTTGTGTGCTAGAGCAGTGTTTTGGGGTAGATTTCCCTGCCCGCTTCCTGCCAGGGGAGACAACAGCAGTGTGGAAGTGCGAGAGCGGGTGGAAGGCACCTATGGCGGTGTGCTGTGGGCCTTGCCTCTCTtcagccctgctgctctctctGCAGCCCTCCGTGTGTGGAGCAGCCCTTGCTGTGGCATAAAGCCTGAGCTAATAAATCCTGCAGAGCTTGTTAGCCTGGGCTTCGCTCTTCTCGGGGCTTTGCCTTTGAAGACATTCCTCAGCAGTTACAGGCTGATgcttggcggggggggggggggggctgctgtaatttcccttttttaaaaagtatgttttcaCACACAAAGTTGGTAAAGTATTCTGGCCTTTTGTCGATGGGGAAGTGTATGCCTAGGCTGTATTTCAGACTTGTTTCCTGCAGTGCTGGCAATTGTATACCATGCATTCAACTCGTAGTTAATGTTACGTGTAGATGTTTCTTATCTGTAGGACAGTTACTAGGAGACACATGCAAAAATAGAAGATAACTGTGCTTCTATTTGTTACAAttctgttgttgtttgttttaaatttttgtcaGGGCTTCAGTTTGAAGCAGAAAGCCCAACCTTCTCAAACCCTGAGGGGTAGAAGTGCTAGTCAGCCAAGACTGTTGTGTATGTTTTGGTCAGCAGTTAAATAGTTAATtgctatttgtatttttttctttataattcaTAATTCACAGACCACTGGGTTAAAGAGGATAGTTAAGActgtatttgtttaattttactGACATACTGACAAATTTAATGTATAACCAGGAAAGTCACAGGCTTAAAGCTGTTCTCTTTCATGATTTTGTCCTGTCCCCCACCAACTACTCCACAAATTATTTGATACCTGTAGGTGTAACTTGCCAGTGCTGGTTAGAAACCTTAAAATCTTTTACTATTAAAAGttatgtaaataataaataatgctttcttaaatctgtctttgctgctgagtgttttctctctttatGAAAATACTGAGAGTGTGttaaattctgaaaacaaaatatagcTCTGAAATGTATGCTTAGGTGTTTTCCTGATTTGACTCCCAAAGTGGCCAGTATGATGTGTTTCTTAAAGCCAGGGCTGCCATGCTGCTGTTGCTTTGTGACCTGCTGTAATTTGGAAAAGTCAAATgttgatttttctctcaacagaaaatttttaaagctgGAGATACTAACCAGGATGGACAGCTAGATTTTGAAGAATTTATGCAGTATCTTAAAGATCatgagaaaaagatgaaattggCATTTAAGAGCTTGGACAAAAACAATGATGGTAtacattgatttattttatttgttcaaaCGTTGTTTGAAGAAACTGAGCATTAAAATTTATATTCTTTGTCTAAACTGGAGACAAAAAGTTGTGAATATGGAAcccctgcttcttttccttaatAGGATCATAATTATAGTTTACTATAGattgaaataataaattactatagccttttttttatcttccaaGTCCATTGATCTGGCGCTCTTTGTTCCCCAGGTGGAGAAACTATAAGGAAGTTTCTAAGTATCTATTAAagataaaatagtttttaagtCACTGAATGTTTCAATCTCATTTCGTTGCATGATTTTAATGTACTTACTTTTGCTCAGTCCTTGTAGTAGACAATCAAAATACATTATCTATgtttaaattgatttttaaattctttgctaTTATGTAGGTGTTACAGTGGAACTTGGTGGGCTCCAAGGTGGTAAGTGTATTAAGCTCCCTGTTTTAAGTATGtatcatctttcttttaatgtttcaaGGAAAAATTGAAGCATCAGAAGTTGTCCAGTCCCTCAAGATATTGGgtataagcatttcagaaaaacaggcagaaaagatCCTGCAAAGGTCAGGAATTATTATctcttaaagtattttaagcTTCTTTGCATTGTTAATTatggtatttttataattcaGAGAACAGGATAAATGGGATTATAACTTTGAAAGGTGTTGGTACCTTCACTGGTTCCTTTATAGGAATTCTCACATATTCCATTTGTCCTTGGGTGATAGTAAGTCTAGTCACTATTTGGGCATCTGGTTCTGGGAGGAGAATGTTATCTCATTTACCTGTAAATGGTGTTCATAGAATGAACCGTTATATGatgtttttaaatggagtaTGCCAAATGCACTTGGATTAAGAAAAGCATAGTATTGAAAGGCTATGACAGATCCAGCCTTGAAGTCACCATATGGAATTTATAGTAATTTGTCACTGGTGTGatggacattaaaaaaaaaaaaaggggggtggggtgggcaacaaaacagaataaaacccCATCTCTGCTACTGTTTCCTTATCTAGTTTtgttgaatttcttttcagtattgATGCTGATGGGACAATGACAGTAGACTGGAATGAGTGGAGAGATCATTTTATGTTTAACCCAGCTACAGACATTGAGGAAATAATTCGATATTGGAAACATTCCACTGTAAGTTcaacttttcttttaacttaGTGCAACTCTTAAGTTAATCTCTGATGGGTTAATTTGCAATATTGATTACAGCAGCTTCGCAGTTGTTATATTTCAAGCATACCTGTATTTAAGATTGTTTGGGTTTCCTTTTCACTTCGTACTCACCCATTTACAAGCGGGATAGTGTGATGTGAGTTTCTTCTGAACAAAGAACTTCATCTAAACTTTACCAGTAATTATCAGTAATTCTTAGGAAGgaatccttttcttcctttggagATATTGTGGTTATCTTTTTGTGGAATATTAACTCTTTCTCTTCTCGCATTACAGTACATTCTTATGTTCAGTGCTTTTGATGTGTTGAAACAAattatagaaacattttaacTGTTATGTTGAAATTAGTTCTGTATTTGCGTTTATATAGTAATATTATCATAAAAATACTGGTGTCATTAGTGATTATTTTCTGTGCACATGTTCTCACACTCTTTTGTGCTATAGAATTTCATTTAAGAATAACAGAATATACAGCAATAGGCTATCCACTgtgcagataattttttttaagttactaTTGAGTGGAGCTCTTGCCACCTCAGTGACTGACTTTTAAGAACAAATAATAAGGTAAGTAAACCAATAGTAATCCTGTTTGCTAAATATTCTTCCTGTAGATTATTGGAGTAATCCATAAAGTTAGGTAAAGACAGATTTCTTTGAATATAGTGAGACCATTTATATCTTCAGGGATTAGTCATCATTTCCTTAATAAAAAACAGTTTGAGATCTGAAAGCTTTGAGTGCTTCACACTGTACAACCTCAATTCAGAAATGCTTGCCAAAAGGGAGTTAGCTCCCTGTTCGCTGAAGAATACTCTTGAAGCACTGCTATGAGATCAGATAGTCTTGGTCTCAGCTTGtttagtggaaaaaaaccccctcctTTGCTTcaataaaatgctttgtattactattattaaccataggattttttttattactgtggAATGCCGTTAGTTACCCCCAAGAAACAAGTTTAGAAGTCTCTTGTGATCTTCCAGTGTTGCAGTCAGCTGATGACCCAGTTATCACAGCAAGGAAAATCCAGCTATATAGCAACACAGCTGGTCTTTCAGATAAGAGCAGATGTGAGACCTCACATGCCTGGCTGGCATTGACAGCTATTCCAGTTCTGTTTTTATTGTAAAGTTTTAATTGCTGTTAGACTCTTCCAAGCAGATAGCTGCATTGGCATAGAATTATTATGAGTTGGTAGCTGTGGCCTTTCTGTTATAAACCCCCTcaaatttagctttttttcctagttGTGTTTAGGGCTTGGCAGACACAAGGTTTAAACCCTGGTAGATAGGCATAATATCTCTAAGAACATAGAATTTATATTTTGAGAGTTCTGATTGATCTTTTGATGACTCTATGTAGTTGAGCAAGTGATGACACCTTACTTGGAAACCACGAATGTCAGACAGATGAAAGGATTTTTCAGTTGATCTGTTCTGTGTTCAATGTCCAGAATAGTTGGTGCTTATCCTGTTTGTCCAGTGGCTATATCTATAATCTGCATCCTGCAATTCTTGTGTTCCAAATGACCAAGACAGTATTCTGTCTACTCAATAGATAGGGAACGCAGCATAAATTAGGGACGTTGTGTCTACAATTAAAATCaacagtagttaaaaaaaagagtttatcAGTTAACACGCTTTCTGGTCAGTACTTAGCAGTTATTAAAACATTCTTGCTTCTTTTATAGGTTTAATTTATGCATAATATTGTCTTTGCATTATCtacagtgtattttttcttgtatatCATGGTTACAAATTACATGAAGAGCAGAAACTATGTTTAAGTGATATGTGAGATTCTATAGTCTTATGTCTTGGACAGCTTTATCGCTAAAGCCTACGGTAATGTTCTTCTATGATCAGATAGAATGGTAATACAAACATGCACTTCTTAATGAAATTTCAAACTTTTATAGCTGATAAAAGTAATTAATGTGTCTTTCAGTGTAACCAATGATAAGAAAACTTATAAAGCATTAGTCAAACTTGCCATTTTGTAAGATAATACACAGCAGTTACCGGAAATAGAATATTCCAATATATCAGCTATAAAAATGCTACTTTACAAtgctgggagggggtggggggaatatGTGTGAATAAATTACCGTGAGAGAGAAATCTCTTGTTAGCATCCTTAAGAGATTACCAAACTAATCCCAGAAGGCTGTCTGGTGAAAGGTTAGCTGCAACATATACGCATTTGAGCTTTAGTGCTCACTGTAAAGGTCTACTGATCATGACAGAATGTCTTTGTTTGGGCCATGCTCAAGGGGGAAATTTgtcataatttttaatgatgATGGTGCAGTCTTTGAAATGGTGGGTCTGTGGGGTTATTACTCGATATCTAtgtaaaagtaattaaaagttGCTATTCATTGAATAGCAGTAGCAATCCATAGCAAGCTAATTATAGAAtgtaaattagatttttttatttttaactagcattttatttgcatattctGAGGTGGTAGGTTAATTTGGAGTTAGAACTGTTGATAAAATTGAGATGATGGAATGAGACTGTTATTTGTACATCTTTGCTTTTGATTCTAACAGGTGTTGGATATAGGAGATAGTTTGACTGTCCCAGATGAGTtcacagaggaagagaaaaagactgGACAGTGGTGGAAACAGCTGTTGGCGGGAGGAGTGGCTGGTGCTGTTTCTCGAACAGGTACAGCACCATTAGATCGCCTTAAAGTGATGATGCAGGTAGGTGCAATGTTCAAGAACTTTTTAGTTTCCAGTGTATCACTTCAGTGTTTAGAGAGCTGTTACGGAAAACTGATGGCCAAATGCAATATCTAAATTCTGGAGGTCTAGTTGTGTTTTGACAATTTCCACATCTTGTGTTCCTAAAAGTTGTCTTTTCCACAGTGATATTGgcaaaaatgtaaacaaaacatTACAGTACTTGTGCCACTaaaatgatacttttttttcaatagtGGATGTGTTTTTGCTAGTTGACATATTTAAGCAATTTAATACTTAGGTGATGAGGTTTACAGTCTAATCTTTACTGTGgctttggtttattttaggTTCATGGttcaaaatcaaacaaaatgaaTATAGCCGGTGGTTTTAAGCAAATGTTGAAGGAAGGTGGTGTCCGATCCCTCTGGAGGGGAAATGGTGTAAATGTTGTGAAAATAGCTCCTGAAACAGCTATTAAGTTCTGGGCTTATGAACAGGTAGGATGATAAATCAGGAATGAAAATAATGGTTAATAAATACTCTATCACTCTCACTGTTCATTGTTTGCATTATTGTATTATATAGGAGTTCTTATCATGGTTGGGGGTTTTGTCACAGTAATTTAGAGTGactttcagatttaaaataGTCTATTTATTCTGTTAATAGAATACTTGGTATTGGGCAGATTTTGCTATTGTATTATAAGCACTGTAAGTAAACTAAATCTGTCATACATTTTAAACTGTCCTCCAGCCTGCATAGCTTTATATGGAGTACTGCATTTATATCTGGTTTGTTGCTTTGAAGTGAGAACAACCCAAAAACTTGGCACTTTATGCTAGCTGAATTTATACAGGGTTCTTTTTCAGTCAAGTATCATTGTGCCATGTAAGATGCCCTCATCCTGGATTTCAGAGTTATATTTACCTCTGAATCAGCTTTAAGCATCATGTTAAAGCCTAATCCTCCTTTGGGAAATGAACTCCAGTTCTGGTGTAGTTAAatgatctttatttttcctctgtgggGCTTGCTAGTGCCTCAAGTAAGACTAAATGAACATACTGCACATCTCTGTACAACgatgaaataaaagcaacaaaaagtcAAGTAAACTTTGGGATATCGTAAGACTGAACAGCAGATTTTGATGCCATAGAGTAACTCTGAGCACATTATTCCTTACTCTTGCTCAGCCTGTTGGGAGCTGATGGTGCATTCTTGCATGACGTTGTCTGTGTCTTGAATGAAACAGTATGGACAGCTCTCTAAGTGTCTTTGTGAATGTGCTTGGTGATCTTTCATTCTTTGATTGGAGAACTCGATCTGCAAGGGAGTAGAGTTCCTCTTTGCTATCTAGGGGCCATAGTGTGGGTATCCTTGTGTTGGCTGTTTGCAGAATACCTGACAGTACTGTGGGTGGCTGAGATGTTTAATGTAAAGGATTTTTGCAGGCTGGAATATTTATTGTATTCTTGAGAATCTTTGTTCGCAGAGTTGCATTGAGTATAGTGCTAAATTTGTTGGGTTGGTAAATGAAACtgtaaatacatgaaaaataagtacagcttgaaaagacattttatacTGTACTCCTTGCCTCTTGTATTAACTCTTGCCTCTCCTAAAAAGCATGCGatgtttattttatgtgttttaaCTGTACAGTATAAGAAGATACTCACTAAGGATGATGGGAAGTTAGGCACAGTTGAAAGATTTGTATCTGGTTCTTTGGCTGGAGCGACAGCACAAACTTCTATTTATCCCATGGAGGTAAGTAACAGAGAATTTGCTTCTGTTGGAGACGCTGCCAGATGTCTGGTTCATTTCCAAAGTAAAACCCATTTTGCTCTTGCAAGTATTGTAGGAATTCCTTTATATTCCTATAgcctaatttatttttactttggaCTTTATTTCAGGATTTTGGTAATAGGCATTTTAGACTATACTATGTTCTAATTGATACTTGTTACTTTTTCTATATATTTGGCTGTATAATGTAAAGcaatgttgaaataaaactaatttaaaattaagtacaAACTCAAGCTATTTTCTGAATTGGGCATAAATCTTTTTCCCACCAGGCATGTAAGCAAGGAATGTTCTTGTCTGTAGCAGAACTGATGAAGTTCTGTTGTGTTGTGATTGGGAGCTGGGTCTAATTAGGAGATCAGTGTGGAGGGAGAATGTAACAGCTACAGTTGAGGCTAGGTGGATtaactgctttttcctctgtaggGTGTATTTGTATGTGGTACTACATAATGTTGCAGTTTAACTAGTGTTAATATATTAACTGCTCTAGGGTAGCTATTTCACATCCCGCTCTTATTTAAATAGAAGTAGGAGGTACCTCCTTTACTGCCGGTTTCCCAGAAAGTTTATCTTGTTGTGCCAATAACTGGAATATATGTTGGGTCTGGGATTAAACCAATACTAATATCAGGATTTGGAAGGAATGGAAAATGTAACCTAAATACCTTTTCCATAGGAAGAGGTGTCAGTAGGAATAGAACTTAGCTGTTTTTATTGCTGACAGTGATAATGAtctcttttaaaatagcatCCTTGCTGTTAGGGCTGCTGAATCACAGCTAGCCTGAGTACCGAGATGGGTTAAATTATAGAACAACTGAAATTTTGCATAGAACATCTGTATTATACTGTTTAAGGGAGACAGGTGAACTCTACAAGAAGATGCTCTGATCTTCCTAACAAAGATGTAATACTGTCCTAGAAGTGTTTTTTCGTGTGTTTCtaagtaaaagagaaaagcaaagtgcCAGGAAACTCCTGAGGAAGCTGCAGTCTTAACGAGGCTTTAAAGTAGGTCAAATGCTTCCTCAGGAAATTCCCTCTGTGGTTTCTTTTGGAGTCTGTTGTTAATTTCTTTGTCCTAAGATGCTGTATAGACTTATTTGTATTATTAATCAGATGCTGCATTTCAGTAGTGAGACGCAATCTTTATATCCCTTAACCACCTCTCAAAGGgtcatttttgaaagattattttcttaatatgcTTTGTTCCCAGATTGGAAGTGTGATCTGCTAGTATGTTAACGCTCTCACTTGTTCTTTAGCTAATGCTTCTATTAAATATTGCCCACACTGTTGCCTTCAAGTTGATCAAAAATCTGCCTGTTTTTtatcaagaaaagaaagctaaaatgcaattttaaaaggCTAATAATTTGT
This window contains:
- the SLC25A24 gene encoding mitochondrial adenyl nucleotide antiporter SLC25A24, giving the protein MFQLLRGLALPVAVCEGSRDGDSRYANLFRKLDLNEDGRVDIAELQTGLRAMGIPLGKEAEEKIFKAGDTNQDGQLDFEEFMQYLKDHEKKMKLAFKSLDKNNDGKIEASEVVQSLKILGISISEKQAEKILQSIDADGTMTVDWNEWRDHFMFNPATDIEEIIRYWKHSTVLDIGDSLTVPDEFTEEEKKTGQWWKQLLAGGVAGAVSRTGTAPLDRLKVMMQVHGSKSNKMNIAGGFKQMLKEGGVRSLWRGNGVNVVKIAPETAIKFWAYEQYKKILTKDDGKLGTVERFVSGSLAGATAQTSIYPMEVLKTRLAVGKTGQYSGMFDCAKKILKREGVKAFYKGYIPNILGIIPYAGIDLAVYELLKSTWLEHYASSSANPGVFVLLGCGTVSSTCGQLASYPLALIRTRMQAQASVEGAPQLNMVNLFQRIIATEGVRGLYRGIAPNFMKVLPAVSISYVVYEKMKQNLGIA